Within Sorghum bicolor cultivar BTx623 chromosome 2, Sorghum_bicolor_NCBIv3, whole genome shotgun sequence, the genomic segment TGGCACGTCGGCAATGGGATGGGGAAGACGATGGCAGCATAGTAGTGTGGCGAGGAAGAGATGAATCTCTCGATACTGAGGACGACGTCTCGTCCCATATTTATACATGTGTCGCACACAGCTAAGGAAAGCAATTAGCCGTTCAGTCAATTACAGCATTATGGTAATTACCTGTTGTTTTTGCACTTACCATAATACGAGAATAATTGCTTATCAAATAAGCTGGCGTAATTTTCTCCATGCATGCAAAAATTTGAAGTAGCAAAAGGAAGTCGTGCACCTGCAAGGGTCGAAGCGAGAAATCACCGGACCATTCACGCGCATATCTTGCATGCGCGCCCATTGGCCCCGCCTAGCCCGGCCCGGTGAGGCGAGTGAGCGCGTGTGGTTCTTCCTTTTTCTCTCCCCAATGGCTTCAACAAGATGGAGATAGCTCAACTATTTAAATTGACCTCACTCTTCTTGAAGTAGCAAGGTGAGACTAAAGTCCCGACCTttccatatatgcatgcatgtgtgaGTGGGCCTTTGGGATTTATTTGAAATTGTTTGGCCCATAGCCCAGAAATCTAACGTGGTCTAGTTTATAGATTGATAGTCACCAGAGCGTGTGTGGTCTattttgtttgtttggctgTATGCTTCTTATTAGGCAGAGGCCGGAAATGCCCTCCAAGACTATGTATTAACTCGATGTATTGTCCTTGAAGTTTTTAATAATGTCTTCcattataaaaaaaacatatcTTAACTAAATATATGGCAAATTCAGGTGGAACAGTTGGAATCACTTTGCCTGCAATATAAACGAAGACATAATTCGACAAATCGGTAAGGCTACACTCCTCCAAGCATTGAATCAGTTGCGATTGTATCACCCTGCATAAATCATGATATGTATGTGTAGCTGATGCGATGGTGGATACTGGCCTTGCAAAGCTTGGTTATGACTATATAAACATAGGTAGTCTCTTGAGATTTTTTGTCTTCTCTTTTCATTTATCTGTTTCTCAGTTGAAAAAGGAAATTTGAGAATTCTATATTCGTGTTGTGACACTGCAGATGATTGTTGGGCAGCCTATGATAGGGACTCCCAGGTGCGCACTGCAGTATCGTAGAATTATAGTAAAACTATGTTCAATAAATATAGTAAATAAGAGTTCAACTATGTAAAACTAGATGGATCAACATGACATTGCTGAAATGGATAGATCGACTCTTCTCCATTGGTAAAGTGAACAGCTTTCTTACTTTCCAGGGTAATCTTGCCGCAAATCCATCAACATTCCCATCAGGAATAAAGGCCCTGGCAGACTATGTGCACGGGAAAGGGCTCAAGCTCGGAGTTTACAGTGATGCAGGGTACGCATAAATATATTAAGAACCACAAGCTGAAGGACAGATAACATTAGCTGGCAGAGATAGGAACTCAATGAAAAAAAATCCATACACTTTAGCTCAATGGATTTCCATGCTTTGTGTTTTGGTTTTCCCTCTCAAATCACACATGCCTTCTCCTTTCAGGTCACGAACTTGCAGCAATCAGATGCCTGGTTCGCTCGGACATGAAGAGCAAGATGCAAAAACCTTCGCGTCTTGGGTACATTTTGTGCCATCTATAGATTGGAATTTTCTAAACGTGTGAAAAttgaaatcttcaaagcctttgTTTCTTGCTTCAactgtttccttttttttattaaaatgatCTAAGGGAGTTGATTACTTGAAGTACGACAACTGCAACGACCAGGGGTTGATCCCTCAGCCAAGGTGAGCATCGACTATCACTTTTTAACAGTTCCTGCTTATCGTGCTACTTTGAGAGACTGAGAAAATGGCTTGCGACAAAATTCAGATATATCAACATGAGCAAAGCCCTTCTGAGTTCTGGGAGGAATATTTTCTTCTCCCTTTGTGAATGGTAACTGttgctctttttctttttaacagATGATCGAATTTTGTGTTTGAACTTTGATTTCAGCTGTTTGGTTTTGAAAATGCTGTTTTGTAGGGGTGTGGATGACCCAGCAACATGGGCAAGTGGTGTAGGAAACAGTTGGAGAACAACCGGTGACATCCAGGACAACTGGGGAAGGTGAACATTACATACACTCTTTGTTTTAGATCAGTGAACATGAGTACATTATACCTTCACAAGCTAAAACTGTGCTAACGATATGTGCAAGATTTTGGTGAAGTTCACAAGGAAGGAACTTGTAGTCATTTACCATTTGGCAGCATGAGCATGCCCTACTCACTACTCATGCTGGTAGCCATATCAATATCTGATGATGCATCTTTTTCCATGTAATGTTTCAGCATGACGGCCATTGCTGATGCTAATGACAAATGGGCATCATATGCACAGCCTGGTGGATGGAATGGTTAGTCTAGTCCTGGAGTCTTAGAGACTTTGGGCTTGCCTTTTCTTGAATGCAGAGTGAGATGCAATTGATTTATGCTTTCAGACCCGGACATGCTGGAAGTCGGAAACGGGGGGATGACAACAGAGGAGTACCGCTCCCATTTCAGCATATGGGCTCTAGTGAAGGTAATGACATTTGTAATCATCAATTAGTACAATAGAACTGCTCATTTTCATGACCATGGCGCTGGACCTCCGTGATGCAGGCGCCTCTTCTGATTGGCTGTGACATCCGCTCGATGAGCAGCGATACCAAGGAAATTCTCAGCAACCAAAACGTCATCACAGTTAATCAAGGTAAAGGAAATAACTTTGTTCATTCATTTGATCATTTCTCCAATTATGAAATTTAAGATGATAGATACTGAACTTCAACGATTGGTGAACTATTCAGATGTGCTTGGGGTGCAAGGGCGCAAAGTGCTACAAGATGGAGACCAAGAAGTAAGTAAACAAGGTTGGCCGAATGCCATGAGTAGCAGCAAACGAGCTGGTTTATAATACATTTATGATCTTGTGATCAGGTTTGGGCTGGTCCATTAAGTGGAGGGAGAGTTGCAGTTGTTCTATGGAACAGAGGGTCTGATCAAGCATCCATTACTGCCAGCTGGAGCAGCATTGGTCTCAATGAATCCACCGTCGTCGATGCTCATGATCTGTGGACCGTAAGCTTGCGTTTTCTCTGATCATAGACAAGTTCTACCACAGCATATATCTTTTTTGTTGCAAGGAATTCTCAAACttgttttgtgtgtgtgtgatttTTTGTTTTGGTTGCAGGGTGAGGTTACATCATCGGTGCAAGGAGAGCTGAAGGAGACAGTAGATACTCATGCTTGTAAGATGTATGTGTTGACTCCAAAGTAGCTAGAACCAAATCTCACCGGTGCGTGTACACGAAATCATCAAATTCAGGTGTCCCGGAGAGGGAGAATGACAAGAAGTTCATAAAAGCTGTTACTTGTACGCCTTAGCCTGAACAAATAGGATAGGACCTAAACGAAGCGAGCATATTGTGGTGTGGTCATtcaatgtgcatgtgtgattgTGAAGAGCGACTATACCAAGCTTCCTGATCTCTGCTGTTGCAAAAATGAGCATTCCCTGACGTTCTGTCAGCTGCTCATCTTCATCACATAGTCACTCACACCGCCGAGTGCCCCTGCCAACAGAATCTCACCATTGTGCAGTGGCTAGCTCAAGAAGGCCTTGCATAAGCCTATAAGAGGGTGAGACCCATGGTAGGTGCTTGAGTATGACTGCTGGCTTCAAGTTTAGATGGTACATAAGAGTCAGACAAGATGACACTATAACATGGAGTAGTACGATTCAGAGCCAACCATATTTTGCCTTAAAAGGTGTTGGAGCAAGCAAAGAAGCGCGCTTCGTATGATTCATAGGCTAAATTAACTATGCTGCCTTTGAGTCCGAGGGTTAGTTTGGGCGTGCTCTGCAACTCTGCTCCACTATCTCCACTATGGATTAGCTTCACTATGTAGTTCTTGGAGCAGGTGGTCTTGTTTGGCGTAGCTCGAGGAACGTGAGGTTTCTTTGAAAAAGATATGCCCATGAGAGAGTCATGACAGGTAAATTTGCCATGAAATTAATTCACAATAGTTGGGCGTTTTTCTTTCCTTCCTAAATACACTAAGGGCTCCTTTGGAAGTAAAGGGGAGCAAAACCCAGAGATAAAAAATCCCACTAAGAACTAGAATAATAATCATTAAAATAATATCCCTATGGATTACCCACTCAGGATAAGTCTGAGATCCTAGGGGAATTGGAGTTTCCAAATTAGGCCTAAAGCAATAGTCTCAAATCAAAGACCAACTCGTAAATAAACCATCATGTGCACTGCACAACAACAGGgagcttttttttctttctgaaTACACAAGAAGCTTACACATATGCACTGCACAGACAGAAAAAAATCATTCAGTACAAAAATTTCAGACGGAGAAGAGGACGATTGTCACCTCTCCGCCTATTGACGGCCCTGGACAACTGCGACAAGGTACTGGTCACCTACAACCTGGTCTAGGAGGCAATGGCCGGCCTACGCCAACGGCAGCCCCTGAGCGGGTGCGGGATGGCCGACAATGGTTGGCCGCTGGTTAGTGGTTACCTGGCTAACCATCAAACCATGCATTCCTCGGTGCGGCCAGTAAACCTCTTACCTTAATTTTGCTACAATGTGAAAAATTATTATCCAGATATGTATAAAGATTAGggcatcgtacaaatgatctAACTTTTTTCATGGCTACGCCTACTAGCgcgtatttcattaagagggtagCAACACAAACACAAGATAAGTCACGGACTGCCGCACTGaatgaagaaaagaaaagaacgaAGAAACGGTCAACTAGATCAAGCTGAAATTATAAATTAACATTGAGCGACCAGCGCACTAACAGCGGTGATAGGCCCCTGAATTCTGCTGCCACCCAAAACGATCGGCCTCCAGCTTAATGGATGGCAGCAACCAAAGCTGGCATGGTTGCGAACTTATCCAAGACACGCCTGTTGAGCTCCTTCCAAACAAGCCAGAAGACGAGCAGGAACGGAGAATCATAAGCCCCTCCTTCAAGTCTTTCAGAGTTTCCAGCCTTGACCAAACTTCTCGCGTATGGACACATTCGAGACAAAGCAGGTGATCCATAATCCATTGTTTCCGTCTCTTGATGGCAAAGCGCGCACACATGGGCGGCGCCAGGGTATGCCCTGTATTTGGAATACCCATGATTTTTATGATAAACAtgaatatatgtatatatacacataCCTATAATCAGCATACATGTTAGTTTGTTGAATTTTACAAATATGTAGcccataagagcaactccaatagtttggctaaaaataattattaaattcTATTGTTTAGCTATTTTGTCGAATAGAAAATTTCTAAAAACAGAAGAGGTCTACAACAATCTTGTTATTTTACAAAGTATTACAGTTAGCGTCTGTAATAAGCTATATATAGCCACCGAAAATTAAAGGAAAGCTAACttcctattttataaaattagaTAGCATATTAGTTGGAGTCTACTTTTTGCTATACAAATTCtgaaatagcataaacaacaagaATAGTTAAACTCTTGAAGTTGCTCTAAACCTAGTAGAACAACTAGTAGCGGCAGCCCATGAACTCATATAAAGAAACCCCATCGACAACATTCCtctagcggcggcggcgattAGTGGTCTTTGTAGACTTTCTCATATACGGCTCTCCCTCAACGCCTTTCTCGTATATAGGTCTTTCTCATATACGGCTTGaagcaacaacaaggtgaacacAAAGATCTCACGTCTATTTTTTATCCTTCAAAGAATCAAAGGTTTCgttttcttccttttttttggttgcgttctgattttttttttaaaaatgttGCATTATGTTCTTGTAACATAGATAAagaatttatatattttttttattaccaGGGGCAACACTAGACTCACTTTGCCTGATGCCTTGTTACCaggataaataaatattttacctAGCATATATTTTAAGAAAATTATATGTACTACTTGAGCTGTGCATCAGGATCAATTTTGTATTGATTTTATCCCCTATTACTATTGCACATATGCATTGAAAAACTTTTATACGTGGAATACCCAGGCATgaaatcctggctccgccactgcgcGCACAGGTCACACTCCTGCTGCAGGCCTCTTTTCTTCCTTGTACTCACTGTCCAGCACCTGCAGGTCACAAATGATCTAATTAATGAATCAGTTTCTTATATAATTAAATTCAATATTCGTTTCAGAAATAGTTTTTCAGGTCCAATTGTATTTTATAGGCGACAGAATAAACTCATATCCTAGCGTTGTCTAAGGATGTAATAGTGTAATGTATGCTGACCAAGGTCCAGATGTATGAACCAGTTCCAAGATGTAATTGCCAAGATTACAAACAGCCATTCAGATGCGTAGAATCACTAATAGCTGGTGTTTATTGCTCAACGCAACATATTGATGCGGATTTGTGACAACAAGTGTCAGAAATGTTCATGTGTAAATATGTTAATTAAAACTGTTCAAATGCCAAAACAGGTTcaaatttcagatttcttttttttctctgacATTGTATTCAAATGCTTCATCTGTAACTCCTGTTTTATTTTATACTAATAAATatgtccgtgcgttgcaacgggaaaaaacatattttatattattttttcattttttttaaaaaacattgagatatattatttattttgtaaGGACATCTAAAATATAAGAAAAGGTTTTTAATAATATGATTGTGTGTGATTAAGAGTGTATTTAGCCTACTTTCCCTAGCTTCTTACATGctacctccgtcccaaaaagaatgacattTTTTACGGACATCGTACTTatcattcgtcttattcaaaaattttctataaattataaaataaataaaaaattattaaaatatacttaatgataaaataagtcaaaacaaaataaataatattgagATAAAAATTTAAATAAGACAGATGGTCAAACAAGATGTTAGAAAGTAAAAAACGACACTTTTTTAGGACGAAGGTAGTAGATGTCTATAATCCGATTGTAATTAATGAATATCCTCTCTATCCAAAAAAGAATACTTGCCTGCTACCAAAGGTAATTCACGTTTGCCCAAAATTTCATAGTAAATACTATTCATATTTACGGCAATAAAATaatttattattaaaatatagtttataatgaatctaataatatttatttgatatcatgaatatttatattttttatttataatcgATTGAACTTAAGATACTAAACCATAAGACTATGTTAAAATTATGTTTTCGGATTAGAGAGAGTTGATGTGAGCAACAAATTCTTCGGGCACCGTCTCGGCGGAAGTCTGGCGAGTCCCAATGCCGTTGACGGAGTCGAGCGTCAGCTTCATCATCTCACGAAGCCCCGTGAATTGAGTCACAATGTCGTTGAAGGCGTCGAGTTGCTTCGACATGGCGTCGAACTTGATGGCGAGGTCCTCCAACGATGCAGCCATCTGCGCCTGCACCTTCGTAGGCTTGCGGCCGGGCGCCAGGACGAGGAACTGATTGAGAAGAAAAAATTTCTGCCCATATCACAGCTCTAGATACCAATTGTCACGTTCCGATCAAGAACGCACAGATAACTGGAGTGGATAGAGGTAGGGATGGGATTTAGCAAGGATTCGGGGCAGAAAGCAAGAAAATTAGGGGACAGTTCAGACGAACATTGTATTCAGAGTTGGGGATCGGAGTTGACTGCTTGCTTTCCTAGCAGCCAATAGCACTACAGGAGCCGATCGGCGATCGGCATGGAGATGGAGACCGGCAGCGCGCAATCGTTCGTGCTGTACGCGGCCATGTCCCTGTCGTGCGCGCTCCTCCTGCTGGTGGTCGGCGAGGCGGGCCTCTGCGTCGCATCGCTGGCGCTCCGCGGGGAGATGAAGGCCTGGTGGCCCCACGCGCACCACGATGCTAGGCTACCGCGTCGCGCACCCCAGCATCGACAACGCGTCCGTGTtccccgacgacgacgagccgccgccgctgccggccgAGTCCTGCGACCGCCTCACCATCGCCGTGTACCGCCGCGGGCAAGGGCAGGGCCAGGAGGAACAAGCGGAGGAGACGGACCCAGACTGCGCCTTCTGCCTCTCCGCGGTCCCCGACGGCGAGGAGGTGCGCGAGCTGCCAACCCAAGGTGCCGGTTCATGCGGGGCCACAGGCCTAGGCCCGCGCAGGGAGGATGCAGACACGATGGGAGCGACCAGGAGACGGATAGTTTGGCAGAAAAAATTTGGagacagactgaaattttctctctctctctttatagatagataggtattcAGGATATGTAGGAACCTAAGTGGGATCCTTATTCCtacatttattttgaaaatctggtGTTGCCAAGCAGCGCTTAATATAACAGCTC encodes:
- the LOC8063465 gene encoding alpha-galactosidase, translated to MEEKALLCALVFILLSTSVVAIRPERSPVAVARRATLENGLGRTPQMGWNSWNHFACNINEDIIRQIADAMVDTGLAKLGYDYINIDDCWAAYDRDSQGNLAANPSTFPSGIKALADYVHGKGLKLGVYSDAGSRTCSNQMPGSLGHEEQDAKTFASWGVDYLKYDNCNDQGLIPQPRYINMSKALLSSGRNIFFSLCEWGVDDPATWASGVGNSWRTTGDIQDNWGSMTAIADANDKWASYAQPGGWNDPDMLEVGNGGMTTEEYRSHFSIWALVKAPLLIGCDIRSMSSDTKEILSNQNVITVNQDVLGVQGRKVLQDGDQEVWAGPLSGGRVAVVLWNRGSDQASITASWSSIGLNESTVVDAHDLWTGEVTSSVQGELKETVDTHACKMYVLTPK